A single region of the Erythrobacter sp. genome encodes:
- a CDS encoding I78 family peptidase inhibitor: protein MAEPAPAPAPNPNPVEPGQMVCDAGPVQNLVGEKATPEIGERILSETGARTLRWGPPRSAWTMDYRVDRVNVRYDDDMVIEAITCG, encoded by the coding sequence ATGGCCGAGCCTGCCCCTGCACCAGCCCCGAACCCGAACCCGGTCGAGCCCGGGCAAATGGTCTGCGATGCCGGTCCCGTACAGAACCTTGTCGGCGAGAAGGCCACCCCCGAAATCGGGGAGCGCATCCTCTCCGAAACCGGCGCGCGCACCCTGCGCTGGGGGCCGCCGCGCAGCGCGTGGACGATGGACTATCGGGTCGACCGGGTGAACGTGCGCTACGACGACGACATGGTCATAGAGGCGATCACCTGCGGATGA
- a CDS encoding VOC family protein, giving the protein MTTLIVPEYDAALEFYVGALGFALVEDTDMGGGKRWVVIEAPGGGRLLLARAKNDTEAAAIGRQAGGRVGFFLQTDSFAESNARFTASGVVFEEEPRHEPYGLVAVFQDPFGNRWDLIEAKEQE; this is encoded by the coding sequence ATGACCACGCTCATCGTGCCCGAATACGACGCCGCGCTCGAATTCTATGTCGGCGCGCTCGGCTTTGCGCTCGTCGAGGACACCGACATGGGCGGCGGGAAACGCTGGGTCGTCATCGAGGCTCCGGGCGGCGGGCGGCTGCTGCTGGCCCGCGCCAAGAACGACACCGAAGCCGCCGCCATCGGCCGGCAGGCGGGCGGGCGCGTCGGGTTCTTCCTCCAAACCGACAGTTTTGCGGAAAGCAATGCACGCTTTACAGCATCGGGCGTGGTGTTCGAAGAGGAACCCCGCCACGAGCCCTATGGCCTCGTCGCCGTATTTCAGGACCCCTTCGGCAATCGCTGGGACCTCATCGAAGCGAAAGAACAGGAATGA
- a CDS encoding enoyl-CoA hydratase/isomerase family protein → MTDQVLTRKTGRVGHISLNRPKAIHALTLEMCHAMSAALSEWENDDEVEAVILDHAEGRGFCAGGDIAMLRDSALNDGGVSGRRFFHDEYQLNHQMFTYAKPIVAFMDGITMGGGVGISQPAKFRVATENTRFAMPESGIGLFPDVGGGWYLARIGGRIGQFLALTGARLDGSECLWTGIATHYVEHALLEDIKARIAQHPDRIAGILSEPTGTPPEAKIKGNADKIAKHFASDTYEDILASLDKAADAGDDWALKERDTLGTKSPQTCKVALRQIAASSELTDFADNMRMEYRIASRVLLRPDFAEGVRAVIVDKTNDPKWDPATPEGVSEELLDAIFAPLPPEEEWKPL, encoded by the coding sequence ATGACAGACCAAGTCCTCACGAGGAAAACGGGCCGCGTCGGCCATATCTCGCTCAATCGCCCCAAGGCGATCCACGCCCTGACTCTGGAAATGTGCCACGCGATGAGCGCGGCGCTCAGCGAATGGGAGAACGACGACGAGGTCGAGGCGGTGATCCTCGACCATGCCGAGGGGCGCGGCTTCTGCGCGGGCGGGGACATCGCCATGCTGCGCGATTCGGCGCTCAACGACGGCGGCGTTTCGGGGCGCAGGTTCTTCCACGACGAATACCAATTGAACCACCAGATGTTCACCTACGCCAAGCCCATCGTCGCCTTCATGGACGGCATCACGATGGGCGGCGGCGTGGGCATTTCGCAGCCCGCCAAGTTCCGCGTCGCGACCGAGAACACGCGCTTCGCCATGCCCGAATCGGGGATCGGCCTGTTCCCCGATGTCGGCGGCGGCTGGTATCTCGCGCGCATCGGCGGACGGATCGGCCAGTTCCTCGCGCTGACCGGCGCGCGGCTCGACGGATCGGAATGCCTGTGGACCGGCATCGCGACGCATTACGTCGAGCACGCCCTGCTCGAGGACATCAAGGCGCGCATCGCCCAGCATCCCGACCGGATCGCAGGGATCCTCTCCGAACCCACCGGCACACCGCCCGAGGCCAAGATCAAGGGCAATGCCGACAAGATCGCCAAGCATTTCGCCTCCGACACCTACGAGGACATCCTCGCCAGCCTCGACAAGGCGGCGGATGCGGGCGACGACTGGGCGCTGAAGGAGCGCGACACACTCGGCACGAAAAGCCCGCAGACCTGCAAGGTCGCGCTGCGCCAGATCGCCGCGTCCAGCGAGCTGACCGACTTCGCCGACAATATGCGCATGGAATACCGCATCGCGAGCCGCGTGCTGCTGCGCCCCGACTTCGCCGAAGGCGTGCGCGCGGTGATCGTGGACAAGACGAACGACCCCAAGTGGGACCCCGCAACCCCCGAGGGCGTGAGCGAGGAATTGCTCGACGCGATCTTCGCCCCCCTCCCGCCTGAAGAGGAATGGAAACCGCTATGA
- a CDS encoding acyl-CoA dehydrogenase family protein yields the protein MTGQFQLTEDQLAIQEVARRFTADNITPNAAEWDEKHIFPRDVITQSAELGFGAIYVSEESGGIGLGRLEAALIMEAMAYGCPSTSAFISIHNMAAWMIDRFGSQRVKDKYLPQLITMEHIASYCLTEPSSGSDAAALKTTARKDGDDYVLNGTKQFISGAGENEVYVAMVRTGEDGPKGITCMVIEKDMPGVSFGANEKKLGWHSQPTAQLILEDVRVPAENVVGGEGEGFRIAMQGLDGGRLNIGACSLGGAQRCLDEAIRYTKERTQFGQPVAEFQNTQFTLADMATDLEAARALLYLAAAKVTDNAPDKTRFSAMAKRLATDSGSAIVDRALQLHGGYGYLQDYPVERFWRDLRVHSILEGTNQIMRMVVGRDLLRQ from the coding sequence ATGACAGGACAGTTCCAGCTCACCGAAGACCAGCTCGCGATCCAGGAGGTCGCCCGCCGCTTCACCGCCGACAACATCACCCCCAACGCCGCCGAATGGGATGAAAAGCACATCTTCCCGCGCGACGTCATCACGCAAAGCGCCGAACTCGGCTTCGGCGCGATCTACGTCTCGGAAGAATCGGGCGGGATCGGCCTCGGGCGGTTGGAAGCCGCGCTCATCATGGAGGCGATGGCCTATGGCTGCCCCTCGACCAGCGCCTTCATCTCGATCCACAACATGGCCGCGTGGATGATCGACCGCTTCGGCAGCCAGCGCGTCAAGGACAAGTATCTCCCCCAGCTCATCACGATGGAACACATCGCGAGCTACTGCCTGACCGAGCCTTCGAGCGGCTCCGACGCCGCCGCGCTCAAGACCACGGCGAGGAAGGACGGCGACGACTATGTCCTGAACGGCACCAAGCAGTTCATTTCCGGCGCGGGCGAGAACGAGGTCTATGTCGCCATGGTCCGCACCGGCGAGGACGGGCCGAAGGGCATCACCTGCATGGTGATCGAGAAGGATATGCCCGGCGTCAGTTTCGGCGCGAACGAGAAGAAGCTGGGCTGGCACTCGCAGCCGACCGCGCAATTGATCCTAGAGGACGTGCGCGTGCCTGCCGAGAACGTCGTCGGCGGCGAGGGCGAAGGCTTCCGCATCGCGATGCAGGGGCTCGACGGCGGGCGGCTCAACATCGGCGCGTGTTCGCTTGGCGGAGCGCAGCGCTGCCTCGACGAGGCGATCCGTTATACCAAGGAGCGCACCCAGTTCGGCCAGCCGGTCGCCGAGTTCCAGAACACGCAGTTCACGCTCGCCGACATGGCGACCGACCTCGAGGCCGCGCGCGCTCTCCTGTATCTTGCGGCGGCGAAAGTCACCGACAACGCGCCCGACAAGACGCGCTTTTCCGCCATGGCGAAGCGGCTTGCGACCGACAGCGGCTCGGCCATCGTCGACCGCGCGCTGCAGCTCCACGGCGGCTACGGCTACCTGCAGGACTACCCGGTGGAGCGGTTCTGGCGCGACCTGCGCGTCCATTCGATCCTCGAAGGGACGAACCAGATCATGCGGATGGTCGTCGGGCGGGACCTGCTGCGGCAGTGA
- a CDS encoding RidA family protein encodes MSSRQRATSGSPYESAFGFCRAVRTGERIVVAGTGPIEPDGTTTPGDAAAQAERCLTLIVAAIEQLGGSARHVVRTRMLLTDPAEQDAVGAVHARFFGAHPPAATMAGVAWLCRPEWKVEIEAEAILD; translated from the coding sequence ATGAGCAGCCGGCAAAGAGCCACCTCCGGCTCGCCCTACGAAAGCGCCTTCGGCTTCTGCCGCGCGGTGCGGACGGGCGAGCGGATCGTCGTCGCCGGGACCGGGCCGATCGAGCCGGACGGGACCACCACGCCGGGCGATGCCGCCGCGCAGGCCGAGCGCTGCCTCACCCTGATCGTGGCCGCGATCGAGCAGCTCGGCGGCTCGGCCCGGCACGTCGTGCGCACCCGGATGCTGCTGACCGACCCGGCGGAGCAGGACGCGGTCGGCGCGGTCCATGCTCGCTTCTTCGGCGCGCATCCCCCGGCAGCGACCATGGCGGGCGTCGCGTGGCTGTGCCGCCCCGAATGGAAGGTCGAGATCGAAGCCGAGGCGATCCTCGACTGA